The Acanthopagrus latus isolate v.2019 chromosome 13, fAcaLat1.1, whole genome shotgun sequence genome contains a region encoding:
- the smpd1 gene encoding sphingomyelin phosphodiesterase, translated as MRLPALLITFTALLLQTSTPPGSCHPAPAWRQQGPVFVEQLGRPEVGFSWRNVSCPLCKAVFTILDIALLSDTNEERVAQAVGEACIRLHLADELVCRELISLFRDDFIRALQQSLLWPSEACALLVGPSCGKFDIYAPWNVTLPKAPKPPVTPPSPPKPGSPQSRVLFLTDIHWDQDYLAGSAADCKAPLCCRKDSGSPSWKRREAGYWGTYSKCDLPLRTVENLLENVAAAGPWDWVYWTGDIPAHNVWSQTRKQQLSELSVISRLIHKHLGPHVTVYPAIGNHESTPVNSFPPPFVHGNRSSAWLYDTMAEEWSPWLSEQALKTLRYGGFYTMEIQPGLRVVSLNMNFCARENFWLMVNSTDPANQLQWLVHTLQASEDKGEKVHIIGHIPPGLCLGSWSWNYYHIVNRYESTIVGQFFGHTHLDEFQMFYDEVTMTRPLGVAFIAPSVTTYINLNPGYRVYYVDGNYQGSSRLVLDHETYILNLTEVNHKPEVPNTPEQNPKWTLLYRATKAYGLTSLFPSNCDGLMQTFVKDDQAFQKFWYFRHKGHVSEPCQETCKTSVLCFLRSGRYEELEQCDLLNGYRGNLAQAARKTLC; from the exons ATGAGGCTCCCCGCCCTGCTGATAACCTTCAccgcgctgctgctgcagacgtcGACGCCGCCCGGCTCCTGTCACCCGGCACCCGCCTGGCGGCAGCAGGGGCCGGTGTTCGTGGAGCAGCTCGGCCGGCCTGAGGTCGGGTTCAGCTGGAGGAACGTCTCCTGCCCCTTGTGCAAAGCTGTCTTCACCATCCTGGACATCGCCCTGCTG AGTGACACAAATGAAGAGCGAGTGGCGCAGGCGGTAGGCGAGGCGTGTATCCGTCTCCATCTGGCTGACGAGCTGGTGTGTCGCGAACTAATCTCGTTGTTCAGGGACGACTTTATCCGGGCTCTGCAGCAGTCCCTCCTTTGGCCCTCTGAAGCATGCGCTCTGCTGGTGGGGCCTTCCTGTGGCAAATTTGACATCTACGCACCCTGGAACGTCACCCTGCCGAAGGCCCCAAAGCCCCCCGTGACACCACCCTCTCCTCCCAAACCTGGCTCTCCACAGAGCAGGGTCCTGTTTCTAACTGACATCCACTGGGACCAG GACTATCTTGCCGGCAGCGCTGCAGACTGCAAGGCCCCTCTGTGTTGCCGTAAAGATTCTGGTTCTCCCAGCTGGAAGCGGAGGGAGGCTGGCTACTGGGGAACCTACAGTAAGTGTGACCTGCCTCTGCGGACGGTGGAGAACCTCCTGGAGAACGTTGCCGCAGCCGGACCCTGGGACTGGGTCTACTGGACCGGAGACATACCGGCGCACAATGTTTGGTCTCAGAccaggaaacagcagctgtcgGAGCTTTCCGTCATCTCCAGGCTCATCCACAA GCACCTGGGACCTCACGTGACGGTTTACCCCGCCATAGGGAACCACGAGAGCACACCTGTGAACAGCTTCCCACCGCCTTTTGTTCACGGCAACAGATCAAGCGCCTGGCTGTACGACACAATGGCAGAGGAATGGTCACCGTGGCTGTCAGAGCAGGCTTTGAAGACACTGAG ATATGGAGGATTCTACACGATGGAGATTCAGCCCGGTCTAAGAGTGGTCTCCCTCAACATGAACTTCTGCGCTCGAGAAAACTTCTGGCTGATGGTGAACTCCACCGATCCCGCTAACCAGCTGCAGTGGCTGGTCCATACTCTCCAGGCCAGCGAGGACAAAGGAGAGAAG GTACATATCATCGGTCACATCCCACCTGGACTGTGTCTTGGCAGCTGGAGCTGGAACTACTATCACATTGTCAACAG gtatGAAAGCACAATTGTTGGACAGTTTTTTGGTCATACGCATCTGGATGagtttcagatgttttatgaCGAGGTGACCATGACACGGCCACTGGGAGTGGCTTTCATTGCTCCCAGTGTCACTACTTATATTAATCTTAACCCAG GTTATCGCGTCTACTATGTGGATGGGAACTACCAAGGAAGCTCTCGGCTGGTGCTCGACCACGAAACCTACATCCTGAACCTCACGGAGGTAAACCACAAGCCAGAAGTGCCAAATACCCCAGAACAGAACCCCAAATGGACACTATTGTATCGTGCCACCAAGGCCTACGGTCTGACCAGCCTCTTCCCTTCCAACTGCGACGGGCTCATGCAGACCTTTGTCAAAGATGACCAAGCCTTCCAGAAGTTCTGGTATTTCAGACATAAAGGACACGTGTCGGAGCCCTGTCAGGAGACATGCAAAACTTCAGTGCTCTGCTTTCTGCGTAGTGGGCGGTACGAAGAGCTGGAGCAGTGCGACCTCCTCAATGGTTATAGAGGAAATTTGGCCCAAGCTGCCAGAAAAACCCTTTGTTGA
- the tpte gene encoding putative tyrosine-protein phosphatase TPTE gives MSSVHFNPGSDSGVNGNIAKMEDATVEIDDGKDESVVPDTMYHNIRKKITPFVMSFGFRIFGVILILVDFVLVIVDLSLPARSREVGDAIEAVSLLISFFFLVDVLLRVYVEGFKVYFSSKLNIIDACVVVITLVVTMVYTFSDLTGASLIPRVVTFLRFLRIIILVRVFRLAAQKKELEKVTRRMVSENKRRYQKDGFDLDLTYVTDRVIAMSFPSSGKQSFYRNPIREVARFLDTKHEGHYKVYNLCSEKGYDPQFFHYKVERVFIDDHNVPSLEDMLKYTANVREWMSADPKNIIAIHCKGGKGRTGTMICTWLIDSDQFESAQDSLDYFGERRTDKSRSSKFQGVETPSQSRYVGYYEIMKSKFNRELPPPKSLVIKSIRIHSIAGVGKGDGSDLKVKIILKKELVFQCVCAKQENCTVFPDVGSNAAVISLQNGPVVEGDVKVMFESSAGLPKGYEDVPFYFWFNTSFIEDNKLFLPRDELDNPHKPKTWDLYKEDFGVTMFFSDP, from the exons ATGTCATCTGTCCACTTCAATCCAGGGTCGGATTCAGGTGTGAACGG AAACATTGCAAAGATGGAGGATGCTACAGTGGAGATTGATGATGGAAAGGATGAGAGCGTGGTGCCAGACACGATGTACCA CAATATACGGAAGAAGATAACGCCTTTTGTCATGTCCTTTGGATTtcg TATATTTGGAGTGATTCTGATCCTTGTGGACTTTGTGCTGGTGATTGTGGACCTCTCCCTGCCGGCCAGGAGCAGAGAGGTTGGAGATGCCATAGAGGCTGTGTCGCTCCTCATCTCATTCTTCTTTCTCGTCGACGTGCTGCTGCGGGTCTATGTGGAGGG GTTCAAAGTTTATTTCAGCTCCAAGCTGAACATCATAGATGCCTGTGTTGTGGTGATCACGCTGGTGGTCACTATGGTCTACACCTTCTCTGACCTGACAGGAGCCAGTCTCATCCCCAG GGTGGTGACGTTTCTTCGTTTCCTGAGAATAATAATCCTGGTGAGGGTTTTCAGACTGGCGGCACAGAAGAAAGAGCTGGAGAAGGTCACAAGGCGGATG GTTTCTGAGAACAAGCGACGTTATCAGAAGGATGGATTTGACCTTGACCTCACTTATGTCACAG ATCGTGTCATCGCCATGTCCTTCCCGTCCTCTGGGAAGCAGTCTTTCTACAGGAATCCAATCAGG GAAGTAGCAAGGTTCTTAGACACTAAACACGAAGGCCACTATAAAGTTTACAACCTCTGCA gcgAGAAAGGCTACGACCCGCAGTTCTTCCACTACAAGGTCGAACGCGTGTTCATCGATGATCACAACGTGCCCTCCTTGGA GGACATGCTGAAATACACAGCAAACGTGAGGGAGTGGATGTCTGCTGATCCCAAAAACATCATCGCTATCCACTGTAAAGGGGGGAAAG GGCGCACCGGTACTATGATCTGCACCTGGCTTATCGACAGTGATCAGTTTGAGAGTGCACAG GACAGTCTAGACTATTTTggtgagaggaggacagacaagagTCGGAGCTCCAAGTTTCAGGGAGTGGAGACCCCCTCTCAA AGCCGGTACGTTGGGTACTACGAGATCATGAAGTCCAAGTTCAACAGAGAGCTGCCACCACCTAAAAGCCTCGTGATCAAGAGCATTCGCATCCACTCCATAGCAG GTGTGGGTAAAGGTGATGGCAGCGATCTGAAGGTAAAGATCATTTTGAAGAAAGAGCtggtgtttcagtgtgtgtgtgccaaacAGGAGAACTGCACA GTGTTCCCCGATGTGGGCAGCAATGCTGCAGTCATCAGCCTGCAGAATGGGCCTGTGGTTGAGGGGGACGTGAAGGTCATGTTTGAGTCAAGTGCT ggTCTGCCAAAAGGATACGAAGATGTTCCATTCTACTTCTGGTTCAATACGTCCTTCATAGAGGATAACAA GCTATTTCTGCCCAGGGACGAGCTGGACAACCCGCACAAACCCAAGACCTGGGACCTGTACAAGGAGGACTTTGGTGTCACCATGTTCTTCTCAGATCCGTAA